CTGCTAGTTTTGGAGAAATACAACTTTTAAATTCGCAAGTAGCTATGATAGCTTCTATGATCATACTTTTTGGAAGTTATCAAGGTTATAAATCAAGAGTGCAAAATAGATCACTAAACTATGAATTAAGCGAAACTGAAAAGGCTATATTTGAAGATATTAAAGAAGATGATGAAATAAAAGATGATCCAAAAAGCTTATCTAAACAAACTAAATTTAAAAAAGTAGATATAGTTGGGGCTTTTAAGCCATATAGGCTGATTGGATACATCACTCTTATCTTGGCATTTTTTATGCTACTTAGAAAAGATCTATTTGAGCCGTTTTCTTTTTTGATAGGACTTGCAGTTATGCCAATAGGAGTATTTTTAGCAGGAGTTTTTACACGTGAGCGGTAGCAGACGGATCATAATTTCACTAAGTGCGCTATTTTTTGGAATGTCATTTATATTTATAGCAAATGGACTAGTTGTTAGTTCGGCTAGTTTGCTTCTAACTCAGATGGGCGCACACAGACTTCAAATAGGCATAGTAATATCATTTTTTTTCATAGGAGCTTTGGTTTGTACCATAGTTTCTCATAAGCTTATCTCAAAAGTCGGACATATCAGAGCTTATACTATATTTACCGCGATATTTGCCTTGTCCGCGCTCTTGCATAGCATTAGCAACAACCTTATTTTTTGGGCTGTTCTTAGATTTGTGCTTGGATTTAGTTATTATAGTATCACGATAGTCATAGAAAGCTGGTTAAATGCAAAGAGTAAAAATGCAACCCGCTCACGCGTCTTGTCGTTTTATGAAATAGTATTTTATACATCTTTTGGTATAGGTGCTATGATAATGAGTCTAAATTTAGATGCAAATGAGATATTTTTAATAGGAACGATATTTATAATCTTTGGAGCAATACCTTTAAATTTGCTAAAAATTCACGCGCCACAAGTCCCCGCACCCATAAAGATAAGTTTTCCAAAAATTTTTAACATCGCACCTTTAGCGCTTTGTACGGGGATCATCTCTGGACTTTGTATGAATGGCTTTTTTTCTATGGCTACGCTTTTTGTATTAGATCAAGGATATTCAGCTAAAGAAGCAGGAAATTTGATAGTCGTAGCTATGGTAGGCGGATTTATCTCTCACGCATTATTTGGTAAATTTTCAGATAAATTTGGTAGAAAATACGCCATTATCTTAGCCTCATTCATCACTTTTATCTCGTCTTTGTTTTTTATCATCATCAAGCCAAGTATATATATGCAGTATTTTTTTACGTTCTTTTTGGGCGCTGGTATTTTTGTACTTTACGCCCTAGCAGTAGCTAGAGCAAATGACGTAGTAACCGATAAAAACAGATATGTAGAAGTAAGTAGCGCTATACTATTTAGCTATATCATAGGATCGCTTTTAGCTCCGCTTATCATAGGTTTGTTGATATATTATTTTACTCATTTAGGATTTTTATATTTTTATATTTGTGCTTCGTTATTTTTACTTATATTTGCATCTTTTCAAAAAAACGTTACTAAACCAAACAACGCTTTTAGCGTAGGAAATTCGCATAGTATGATGCTAAGTGAGGTATTAGATGATAATAACAAACAACAATAGCACTCCAAATACCCAAATAAACCAAAAAGATGAGAAAAAAGATCTAAGCTCTCCAAAAACCATATTTAAAAAAGACAGCACTCATTCTACTGAACTTAGCGAAGTAGATGTTAAGCTAAACCAGATCACAAATAAACTTTTAGATCAGCTAAAAGCAAATAATGACGGAAATTTTAAGCCGCAAGTCTTAAATCAAGCCAAAAATGCTCAAGTTGCACCAAATTTTGCCAAAGACGTTGTAGATTTAATAAACTCTATAAAATCAGATCCAAATTTAAGTAAATTTGCAACTAAATTAGAAGAATTTTTAAAACCTATAGAGCAGATAAAAAACGCAGATCTAGCTTCAAATATCAAAAATTCAGGCATTATGCTAGAAGCCAAAATAAGCGAAGCTCTAAGAAAAGAAAGCTTACCAACTAGTATAAAAGAGCTTTTAAGCCTAATGAAAAAAGTACAAAGCAATGAACTAAAGCAAAGTTTTTTGGAACTTGCAAAAAATGAAAATAGCGATATACAAAAAAGTTTTGATGATTTAAAGCTTATCTTAGAAAATGCCAAAGCCAAAAATTTAAACGTCATAAACAACTCAAATTTAAAACCACTCTTAAATTTAGGAAAAAGCATAGAAAATGCTATAAAATTCTTAGATAAGTCAGCAAATCTTCTCTCAGAACAAGCTACGCAAAACTTGAACAAAACAAATACATCTCAAAACATACAAACTAAAATTTCTAGCACAATAAAAGCACTAGACTTTGTGCAGAATTTACTCCAAAAAACTCAGTCTCAAGTAGAAAAAATAAACTTTGAACTTCCAAATTTAAAAAATATAAAGTCTATCAAGAATGATCTTATAAATATAACAAATGATATAAATAAGCAGATAAATACGCTAAAAGACTCTTTTGGGATCGCAAAGACAAACACTCTTTCAAATTTAATGAGTTTAGAGCAAAGCAGTACTTTGATAGAGAATCTTATTGATGCTATAAGCACAGACGCTAATAACACGAATTTACAAGAAAAACTAAGTCTCGCAGCTAAAAAACTCTCAAATATTATAAATTATTTTGATAAAAATGCTGGTGATGCTAAGCAAAATTTAGCACAGATAAACCATCTTAGTAAGCTAGCAAAAAAGGCTACTCTTGATATACAAAACATAGAACCAAACAATATAGATGAGAGTTTAAAAGCTCTTTCAAATGATGTTAAAACCACGCTTTTAAATCTCAAAGAAGCTACGCAAAATGCATCTAATCTTAATAACATAAATCAAAATGTAAATCGCCTCCTAACTCAGATAGAAATGCATCAGCTAATGAGCTTTGCTGGAAACTCTATCCAAACATATCTGCCTTATGTTTGGGACGGGCTAGATAGTAGCAGCGTAGCATTTAAACAAGGCAAAAGTAAATTCTACGCCAAAATCGACCTAAATTTCATCAAATACGGCTCTGTTAGCGTGATCTTAGGACTATTTGATGGTAAATTTATAGACATTATGATCTCTACTGGAAAAGAGGATTTTAAAGATATTATTTTAAACTCTAGTAAAGAGCTAAAAACTGCTATAACAAATTTAGGACTCATCATAAGTAGTTTTTCACTAACTCATAAAGCTAAATTTGAGCCATACAATGAGCAAAATTCATTTGATCTTGGTTTTAATGTGAAAGCATAAAATGGCAAAGATAAAAAAAGCTGTAGCCCTAGGCTATAATAAGAAAAAAGATAACGCTCCAAAAGTACTAGCTAGTGGTAAAGGAGAAATTGCTTCAAAAATCATAGAAGCTGCTAGGAAATACGAGATCCCTATCAAAGAAGATAGCGATCTAGTAGAGATCTTAAGCAAAGTAGATATAAATCAAGAAATTCCATCAAATCTCTATAAAGCAGTCGCAGAGATATTTAGCTTTTTGTATAGAGCTACTAAGATAAAATAAATTCAAACTTTTTATAGGTCTTTTGCTAGTCTTACACAATCTCTTAATTTGCCCAAATTTGATCTTACTTTTTCTTTAAATATTTCTTATCTATATAACCTAACTCTATAAGTTTATTGTAAATTTTTGCCACGATAGGACCTGCAGCACTTCCGCCATGTCCGCCGTGCTCGACCATAGCAGTTACCACAAACTGCGGGTTTTCATATGGCCCATAAGTCGTTATCCAAGCGTGCGATCTCTCATAGTATTTCATATCGTTTTCTTTTATTCTTTCTTTATCGGTTTGAGAGATGCCAACTACTTGAGCCGTTCCTGTTTTAGCAGCAAGTCTTATAGAAGCTGCACTAAGAGCTCTAAAAGCAGTACCTCCAAAAACATTTGCAGTATCATACATACCCTTTCTTATATACTCTATGTCGGCTTTTTCTTTATTTGTCAAGTTATCTTGCACTTCCCATTCTACTTTTTTCCCATCTATACTATATAAAAAATGAGGAGTCATTTCAAGCCCGGTAGCAAAGATCGCCGTATCTTTGGCTACTTGAACTGGAGTCACAAGAAAATTTCCTTGCCCTATGGACGTATTTAGAGTATCGCCGTGATACCAAGGCATATTTGTTTTGGCTTTTTTCCATTCACGAGAAGGGACGATGCCTATGTATTCATTTGGCAAGTCAATGCCGGTCTTTTTGCCAAAACCAAAACGCTCTAAAACCGGAGCTATATTATCTATACCTATTTGATAAGCTCCTCTATAAAAATAGGTATCACAACTCTCTTTTATGGCCTCTACTATAGTCATATACTCAGCACCATAATTCTTCCAATTTCTAAATTTACGCCCTCCAAGCTCAAAATAAGTATCGCACATTATCTGTGTTCTAGGCGTTATCCTACCACTATCAAAAAATGCCATTCCCATAGCCATTTTTACGACGCTTCCTGGGGGATATAGCGAATTTACAAGTTTATTTGTAAATGGATGATCTAAGTTATTTATGATAGCGTCCCACTCTTTTTGGCTGATTCCAGTAACAAACGGATTTAGATCATACTCAGGAAAGCTTCCAGCAGCCAAAATAGCGCCATCTTTTAGGCTCATAACCACAACAGCCCCAGCGTCACTGCCAAAAATCTCAGTTATGTATTTTTGAAGTTCAAGCTCTAAAGTTAAAGTTATATCCTTGCTAGTCGCTCTTGTATATGATACTTCTTCTACTTCTTGATTTAGCGCTGTAACTTTCGTCTTTCTCTCACCGCTTTTTCCTTGAAGTACTTCATTATAAAAGTTTTCTATGCCACTTCTTCCTGTGTAGTTGGTTATCTTAGTAAGTTCATCTTTTTGAATGTCTTTTTGATTTGCACGTCCTACATATCCTATAACATGACTAGCAAGACTACTATAAGGATAATGCCTTTTGCTAGCAGGCCTTATAATTATATTTTCCCTTAAACTAAGCATTGCAAAATGCGGTATCATACTATCGTATTCTATAAATGGGGCGACTTCTACAAAGTCTTGATTATATGGAGAATCATCTTTTAAATACGTTCTTTTAAGCTTAGTAGCATTTAGATCAGTAAATACATCGCTTATGGCTTTTATCTCAGCATCTAAAACTTTTTCATTATTTCTAAGATGAGGCTTGATAAGCACCGAAAATCCGAGTTTATTTACCGCTAATGGTCTTCCTTTTATATCTAAAATTTGACCCCTTATAGGAGCGATAAGTTCTGTTTTGATAGCATTTTTCTCTGCTATATCTTCATAATACTCATTAGATTTTATGCTAAGATAGTAAATTCTAACGAGCAAAATCGTCCAAACTAAA
The sequence above is a segment of the Campylobacter hyointestinalis subsp. lawsonii genome. Coding sequences within it:
- a CDS encoding MFS transporter, giving the protein MSFIFIANGLVVSSASLLLTQMGAHRLQIGIVISFFFIGALVCTIVSHKLISKVGHIRAYTIFTAIFALSALLHSISNNLIFWAVLRFVLGFSYYSITIVIESWLNAKSKNATRSRVLSFYEIVFYTSFGIGAMIMSLNLDANEIFLIGTIFIIFGAIPLNLLKIHAPQVPAPIKISFPKIFNIAPLALCTGIISGLCMNGFFSMATLFVLDQGYSAKEAGNLIVVAMVGGFISHALFGKFSDKFGRKYAIILASFITFISSLFFIIIKPSIYMQYFFTFFLGAGIFVLYALAVARANDVVTDKNRYVEVSSAILFSYIIGSLLAPLIIGLLIYYFTHLGFLYFYICASLFLLIFASFQKNVTKPNNAFSVGNSHSMMLSEVLDDNNKQQ
- a CDS encoding FlhB-like flagellar biosynthesis protein, whose product is MAKIKKAVALGYNKKKDNAPKVLASGKGEIASKIIEAARKYEIPIKEDSDLVEILSKVDINQEIPSNLYKAVAEIFSFLYRATKIK
- the mrdA gene encoding penicillin-binding protein 2, producing the protein MRMRIAYAVLILVWTILLVRIYYLSIKSNEYYEDIAEKNAIKTELIAPIRGQILDIKGRPLAVNKLGFSVLIKPHLRNNEKVLDAEIKAISDVFTDLNATKLKRTYLKDDSPYNQDFVEVAPFIEYDSMIPHFAMLSLRENIIIRPASKRHYPYSSLASHVIGYVGRANQKDIQKDELTKITNYTGRSGIENFYNEVLQGKSGERKTKVTALNQEVEEVSYTRATSKDITLTLELELQKYITEIFGSDAGAVVVMSLKDGAILAAGSFPEYDLNPFVTGISQKEWDAIINNLDHPFTNKLVNSLYPPGSVVKMAMGMAFFDSGRITPRTQIMCDTYFELGGRKFRNWKNYGAEYMTIVEAIKESCDTYFYRGAYQIGIDNIAPVLERFGFGKKTGIDLPNEYIGIVPSREWKKAKTNMPWYHGDTLNTSIGQGNFLVTPVQVAKDTAIFATGLEMTPHFLYSIDGKKVEWEVQDNLTNKEKADIEYIRKGMYDTANVFGGTAFRALSAASIRLAAKTGTAQVVGISQTDKERIKENDMKYYERSHAWITTYGPYENPQFVVTAMVEHGGHGGSAAGPIVAKIYNKLIELGYIDKKYLKKK